The following are from one region of the Scylla paramamosain isolate STU-SP2022 chromosome 23, ASM3559412v1, whole genome shotgun sequence genome:
- the LOC135111989 gene encoding glutaminase kidney isoform, mitochondrial-like isoform X5 — protein sequence MAPPPTALASLRRHSFHHFPAPPTKSQSKKAEKVRALLQAVEEEELEKISKKLGEKSNLVRQHLGHVENRLFEMFGDEEKRTININKFLMGLTATGMRPSDPRLKQTRQNLKKLQDQLGSEFVSLDIDYETFMGIISENLEIVVKAFSANFVIPDFQGFCKQMEEIYNKCYTNHSGKPAEYIPQLARFDSKSWGMAICTVDGQRFSLGDVDVPFTIQSCSKPLTYAIGLAVNGCDYMHNYVGMEPSGRYFNELVLDYSNKPHNPMINSGAIMTAAIIKPELSAADRFDYMFKVYKRLAGEEYLGFNNSVFLSERECADRNFALAYFMRENKCFPQNHKLHESLDFYFQLCSLEITAESGAVMAATLANGGLNPLTGDPVLTVDAVRNTLTLMHSCGMYNYSGQFAFHVGLPAKSGVSGCVLLVIPNTMGICLWSPPLDANGNSCRGVQFCMEMVSRFNFHNFDNLRGFNQPKQDPRTAKIESKAQILFDLLFSAAAGDMSALRRHALAGTDMQAKDYDGRTALHVATSEGHDEIVSFLLNNCNVGPLPKDRWGRTPLDDAESFDHPRCAKLITNCCKKKGIKLPISYKEYAEISKQQNGPLVSVNSS from the exons ATGGCACCGCCCCCGACCGCGCTGGCTTCTCTGCGTCGTCACAGCTTCCACCATTTCCCGGCGCCGCCAACCAAGAGTCAGTCCAAG AAAGCGGAGAAAGTTCGAGCGCTACTGCAGgccgtggaggaagaggaactggaGAAGATTAGCAAGAAACTGGGAGAAAAATCAAA TTTGGTCAGACAGCACCTTGGCCATGTGGAGAACCGGCTCTTTGAGATGTTCGGTGATGAGGAGAAGAGgaccatcaacatcaacaaattCCTCATG GGGCTGACGGCGACAGGTATGCGGCCGTCTGATCCCCGCTTGAaacagacaagacagaaccTCAAGAAACTGCAGGACCAGCTGGGCAGCGAGTTTGTTTCACTTGACATTGACTATGAAACTTTTATGGG cATCATCTCAGAGAACCTGGAGATCGTAGTGAAGGCTTTCTCGGCAAACTTTGTCATCCCAGACTTCCAGGGCTTCTGCAAACAGATGGAAGAAATTTATAACAAATGCTATACCAACCACTCTGGCAAG CCAGCAGAGTACATCCCACAATTGGCTCGCTTTGACTCCAAGTCCTGGGGAATGGCCATATGTACTGTGGATGGCCAGAGGTTCTCTCTTGGTGATGTGGATGTGCCATTCACCATACAGTCCTGCAG CAAGCCTTTGACTTACGCCATCGGCCTGGCTGTGAACGGCTGTGATTACATGCACAACTATGTCGGGATGGAGCCCTCGGGACGCTACTTCAATGAGCTGGTCCTTGATTATTCCA ACAAGCCACACAATCCCATGATCAACTCAGGAGCAATAATGACAGCGGCTATTATCAAA CCTGAGCTCTCGGCAGCAGACCGGTTTGACTAT ATGTTCAAGGTGTACAAGCGTCTGGCAGGAGAAGAGTATCTGGGCTTCAACAACTCTGTCTTCCTCTCGGAGCGGGAGTGTGCGGACCGGAATTTTGCTCTTGCTTACTTCATGAGGGAAAACAAGTGCTTCCCTCAGAACCACAAGCTGCATGAGTCTCTAGATTTCTACTTCCAG TTATGCTCGTTGGAGATCACCGCGGAGTCAGGTGCAGTGATGGCAGCCACACTGGCAAACGGGGGACTGAACCCACTGACAGGCGACCCAGTGCTGACTGTGGATGCCGTCAGGAACACCCTCACACTCATGCACTCCTGCGGCATGTACAACTACTCTGGACAGTTTGCCTTCCAT GTGGGGCTGCCGGCTAAGTCAGGAGTGTCTGGCTGTGTGCTCTTGGTCATCCCCAACACCATGGGTATCTGCCTTTGGTCTCCTCCCCTTGACGCCAATGGGAATTCCTGCCGTGGCGTTCAGTTCTGCATG GAAATGGTGTCTCGTTTCAACTTCCACAACTTTGACAACCTGAGAGGGTTCAACCAGCCCAAGCAAGACCCACGCACTGCCAAGATTGAGTCCAAGGCACAGATTCTCTTTGATCTCCTATTCTCAGCAGCTGCAGGGGACATGTCAGCCCTCAGACG GCATGCACTGGCTGGCACAGACATGCAGGCCAAGGACTATGATGGTCGCACAGCTCTCCACGTGGCCACCTCAGAGGGCCATGATGAAATAGTCAGCTTCTTACTCAACAACTGTAATGTGGGTCCTCTGCCCAAG GACCGATGGGGCAGAACACCACTGGACGATGCCGAGAGCTTTGACCACCCCAGATGTGCCAAGCTGATTACCAACTGTTGCAAGAAGAAGGGCATCAAGCTCCCAATATCCTACAAAGAGTACGCAGAAATCAGCAAGCAGCAAAATGGACCCTTGGTATCAGTCAACAGCAGCTAA
- the LOC135111989 gene encoding glutaminase liver isoform, mitochondrial-like isoform X3 has protein sequence MSKAQNRSPAGRPNPAPAKAEDEEQQTHSKKLSLNVIKESSEGSGNNTDAESDEEPMAPPPTALASLRRHSFHHFPAPPTKSQSKKAEKVRALLQAVEEEELEKISKKLGEKSNLVRQHLGHVENRLFEMFGDEEKRTININKFLMGLTATGMRPSDPRLKQTRQNLKKLQDQLGSEFVSLDIDYETFMGIISENLEIVVKAFSANFVIPDFQGFCKQMEEIYNKCYTNHSGKPAEYIPQLARFDSKSWGMAICTVDGQRFSLGDVDVPFTIQSCSKPLTYAIGLAVNGCDYMHNYVGMEPSGRYFNELVLDYSNKPHNPMINSGAIMTAAIIKPELSAADRFDYMFKVYKRLAGEEYLGFNNSVFLSERECADRNFALAYFMRENKCFPQNHKLHESLDFYFQLCSLEITAESGAVMAATLANGGLNPLTGDPVLTVDAVRNTLTLMHSCGMYNYSGQFAFHVGLPAKSGVSGCVLLVIPNTMGICLWSPPLDANGNSCRGVQFCMEMVSRFNFHNFDNLRGFNQPKQDPRTAKIESKAQILFDLLFSAAAGDMSALRRHALAGTDMQAKDYDGRTALHVATSEGHDEIVSFLLNNCNVGPLPKDRWGRTPLDDAESFDHPRCAKLITNCCKKKGIKLPISYKEYAEISKQQNGPLVSVNSS, from the exons ATGAGTAAGGCCCAGAACCGCTCCCCTGCAGGGCGGCCCAATCCTGCCCCAGCCAAGGCCGAG GACGAGGAGCAGCAAACACACTCCAAGAAGTTGTCTCTTAACGTGATCAAGGAGTCATCCGAGGGCAGCGGCAACAACACCGACGCGGAGAGTGATGAGGAACCCATGGCACCGCCCCCGACCGCGCTGGCTTCTCTGCGTCGTCACAGCTTCCACCATTTCCCGGCGCCGCCAACCAAGAGTCAGTCCAAG AAAGCGGAGAAAGTTCGAGCGCTACTGCAGgccgtggaggaagaggaactggaGAAGATTAGCAAGAAACTGGGAGAAAAATCAAA TTTGGTCAGACAGCACCTTGGCCATGTGGAGAACCGGCTCTTTGAGATGTTCGGTGATGAGGAGAAGAGgaccatcaacatcaacaaattCCTCATG GGGCTGACGGCGACAGGTATGCGGCCGTCTGATCCCCGCTTGAaacagacaagacagaaccTCAAGAAACTGCAGGACCAGCTGGGCAGCGAGTTTGTTTCACTTGACATTGACTATGAAACTTTTATGGG cATCATCTCAGAGAACCTGGAGATCGTAGTGAAGGCTTTCTCGGCAAACTTTGTCATCCCAGACTTCCAGGGCTTCTGCAAACAGATGGAAGAAATTTATAACAAATGCTATACCAACCACTCTGGCAAG CCAGCAGAGTACATCCCACAATTGGCTCGCTTTGACTCCAAGTCCTGGGGAATGGCCATATGTACTGTGGATGGCCAGAGGTTCTCTCTTGGTGATGTGGATGTGCCATTCACCATACAGTCCTGCAG CAAGCCTTTGACTTACGCCATCGGCCTGGCTGTGAACGGCTGTGATTACATGCACAACTATGTCGGGATGGAGCCCTCGGGACGCTACTTCAATGAGCTGGTCCTTGATTATTCCA ACAAGCCACACAATCCCATGATCAACTCAGGAGCAATAATGACAGCGGCTATTATCAAA CCTGAGCTCTCGGCAGCAGACCGGTTTGACTAT ATGTTCAAGGTGTACAAGCGTCTGGCAGGAGAAGAGTATCTGGGCTTCAACAACTCTGTCTTCCTCTCGGAGCGGGAGTGTGCGGACCGGAATTTTGCTCTTGCTTACTTCATGAGGGAAAACAAGTGCTTCCCTCAGAACCACAAGCTGCATGAGTCTCTAGATTTCTACTTCCAG TTATGCTCGTTGGAGATCACCGCGGAGTCAGGTGCAGTGATGGCAGCCACACTGGCAAACGGGGGACTGAACCCACTGACAGGCGACCCAGTGCTGACTGTGGATGCCGTCAGGAACACCCTCACACTCATGCACTCCTGCGGCATGTACAACTACTCTGGACAGTTTGCCTTCCAT GTGGGGCTGCCGGCTAAGTCAGGAGTGTCTGGCTGTGTGCTCTTGGTCATCCCCAACACCATGGGTATCTGCCTTTGGTCTCCTCCCCTTGACGCCAATGGGAATTCCTGCCGTGGCGTTCAGTTCTGCATG GAAATGGTGTCTCGTTTCAACTTCCACAACTTTGACAACCTGAGAGGGTTCAACCAGCCCAAGCAAGACCCACGCACTGCCAAGATTGAGTCCAAGGCACAGATTCTCTTTGATCTCCTATTCTCAGCAGCTGCAGGGGACATGTCAGCCCTCAGACG GCATGCACTGGCTGGCACAGACATGCAGGCCAAGGACTATGATGGTCGCACAGCTCTCCACGTGGCCACCTCAGAGGGCCATGATGAAATAGTCAGCTTCTTACTCAACAACTGTAATGTGGGTCCTCTGCCCAAG GACCGATGGGGCAGAACACCACTGGACGATGCCGAGAGCTTTGACCACCCCAGATGTGCCAAGCTGATTACCAACTGTTGCAAGAAGAAGGGCATCAAGCTCCCAATATCCTACAAAGAGTACGCAGAAATCAGCAAGCAGCAAAATGGACCCTTGGTATCAGTCAACAGCAGCTAA
- the LOC135111989 gene encoding uncharacterized protein LOC135111989 isoform X2 → MSKAQNRSPAGRPNPAPAKAEVNKLAGQGKDKMETRHVQDKTRNGTQTKNATKDSNQVKAKTTDKTMNSKHNKNGTQQETKCALSKTETRQILQDNPVKDAAQRNTEGTPTQDSTQGRDAMIKNTEDTCNMKDVLSIPSDVKDEVQVEDQMLNDSQERNPVLNDFQLKDPVLNGSQINDEVNAGEIIQGEVKNMNNGPVEVIVNDLVINDTGTVKDKDSGLVNESIRGSEGQGNQVEQNRKVTDKQNAIVNSVDKTNGQREKTDGETRDKNPMEAREKTVSDVKDQTNQENHIANPEIDLPQITVMTEDDADDDLLSDSEGETGNPRQRSNHMKNGHARSRHRRNEMRHRHEVEDEDSDNDSSDQLAMDNALVRHLLPHMSPALLPKAMQPLSGARDYSSNSSDEEQQTHSKKLSLNVIKESSEGSGNNTDAESDEEPMAPPPTALASLRRHSFHHFPAPPTKSQSKKAEKVRALLQAVEEEELEKISKKLGEKSNLVRQHLGHVENRLFEMFGDEEKRTININKFLMGLTATGMRPSDPRLKQTRQNLKKLQDQLGSEFVSLDIDYETFMGIISENLEIVVKAFSANFVIPDFQGFCKQMEEIYNKCYTNHSGKPAEYIPQLARFDSKSWGMAICTVDGQRFSLGDVDVPFTIQSCSYAFMYAAAVGLLETEKVHSYVGMEPSGRYHNELCLDYNNKPHNPMINSGAIMTAAIIKPELSAADRFDYMFKVYKRLAGEEYLGFNNSVFLSERECADRNFALAYFMRENKCFPQNHKLHESLDFYFQLCSLEITAESGAVMAATLANGGLNPLTGDPVLTVDAVRNTLTLMHSCGMYNYSGQFAFHVGLPAKSGVSGCVLLVIPNTMGICLWSPPLDANGNSCRGVQFCMEMVSRFNFHNFDNLRGFNQPKQDPRTAKIESKAQILFDLLFSAAAGDMSALRRHALAGTDMQAKDYDGRTALHVATSEGHDEIVSFLLNNCNVGPLPKDRWGRTPLDDAESFDHPRCAKLITNCCKKKGIKLPISYKEYAEISKQQNGPLVSVNSS, encoded by the exons ATGAGTAAGGCCCAGAACCGCTCCCCTGCAGGGCGGCCCAATCCTGCCCCAGCCAAGGCCGAGGTAAACAAGCTGGCGGGGCAAGGGAAGGACAAGATGGAAACGAGACACGTACAGGATAAGACAAGGAACGGTACACAGACTAAGAACGCTACTAAAGACAGTAATCAGGTTAAAGCTAAGACCACAGACAAGACTATGAACAGTAAACACAACAAGAACGGGACTCAGCAGGAGACGAAATGCGCACTCAGCAAGACGGAAACACGACAAATATTGCAGGACAACCCAGTGAAGGACGCAGCTCAACGTAATACTGAGGGAACGCCTACTCAGGATTCCACTCAAGGTAGAGACGCGATGATAAAGAATACTGAAGACACGTGTAATATGAAGGACGTCTTGTCAATCCCTAGTGACGTCAAGGATGAAGTGCAGGTAGAAGATCAGATGCTAAATGACTCACAAGAAAGGAATCCAGTACTAAATGACTTCCAACTAAAGGATCCGGTATTAAATGGCTCACAAATAAATGATGAAGTTAATGCTGGAGAGATAATACAAGGGgaagtgaaaaatatgaataacggACCTGTAGAAGTTATTGTAAATGATTTAGTTATAAATGACACCGGAACAGTAAAGGATAAGGACTCTGGACTAGTAAATGAGTCGATAAGGGGTAGTGAGGGACAAGGGAATCAGGTGGAGCAAAATAGGAAAGTCACGGATAAACAAAATGCGATCGTGAACAGCGTCGACAAAACAAATGGACAGCGAGAGAAAACGGACGGCGAAACTAGAGATAAAAATCCAATGGAAGCTCGAGAAAAGACTGTAAGTGACGTGAAAGACCAAACAAACCAGGAAAACCACATTGCAAACCCCGAGATAGACTTACCACAGATAACAGTAATGACAGAAGACGACGCTGACGATGACCTTCTCAGTGACAGCGAGGGGGAGACAGGGAACCCAAGACAGAGGAGCAATCACATGAAAAACGGACACGCGCGCAGCAGACACAGACGCAACGAGATGCGACACAGACATGAAGTAGAAGACGAGGATTCTGACAATGACTCTAGCGACCAGTTAGCGATGGACAATGCGTTAGTGAGacacctcctcccccacatGAGTCCCGCCCTCTTGCCTAAAGCCATGCAGCCGCTAAGCGGGGCACGAGATtactcctccaactcctcc GACGAGGAGCAGCAAACACACTCCAAGAAGTTGTCTCTTAACGTGATCAAGGAGTCATCCGAGGGCAGCGGCAACAACACCGACGCGGAGAGTGATGAGGAACCCATGGCACCGCCCCCGACCGCGCTGGCTTCTCTGCGTCGTCACAGCTTCCACCATTTCCCGGCGCCGCCAACCAAGAGTCAGTCCAAG AAAGCGGAGAAAGTTCGAGCGCTACTGCAGgccgtggaggaagaggaactggaGAAGATTAGCAAGAAACTGGGAGAAAAATCAAA TTTGGTCAGACAGCACCTTGGCCATGTGGAGAACCGGCTCTTTGAGATGTTCGGTGATGAGGAGAAGAGgaccatcaacatcaacaaattCCTCATG GGGCTGACGGCGACAGGTATGCGGCCGTCTGATCCCCGCTTGAaacagacaagacagaaccTCAAGAAACTGCAGGACCAGCTGGGCAGCGAGTTTGTTTCACTTGACATTGACTATGAAACTTTTATGGG cATCATCTCAGAGAACCTGGAGATCGTAGTGAAGGCTTTCTCGGCAAACTTTGTCATCCCAGACTTCCAGGGCTTCTGCAAACAGATGGAAGAAATTTATAACAAATGCTATACCAACCACTCTGGCAAG CCAGCAGAGTACATCCCACAATTGGCTCGCTTTGACTCCAAGTCCTGGGGAATGGCCATATGTACTGTGGATGGCCAGAGGTTCTCTCTTGGTGATGTGGATGTGCCATTCACCATACAGTCCTGCAG CTATGCCTTCATGTATGCGGCAGCGGTGGGCTTGCTAGAGACCGAGAAGGTTCACTCTTACGTGGGTATGGAGCCTTCGGGGCGATACCACAACGAACTGTGTCTCGACTATAACA ACAAGCCACACAATCCCATGATCAACTCAGGAGCAATAATGACAGCGGCTATTATCAAA CCTGAGCTCTCGGCAGCAGACCGGTTTGACTAT ATGTTCAAGGTGTACAAGCGTCTGGCAGGAGAAGAGTATCTGGGCTTCAACAACTCTGTCTTCCTCTCGGAGCGGGAGTGTGCGGACCGGAATTTTGCTCTTGCTTACTTCATGAGGGAAAACAAGTGCTTCCCTCAGAACCACAAGCTGCATGAGTCTCTAGATTTCTACTTCCAG TTATGCTCGTTGGAGATCACCGCGGAGTCAGGTGCAGTGATGGCAGCCACACTGGCAAACGGGGGACTGAACCCACTGACAGGCGACCCAGTGCTGACTGTGGATGCCGTCAGGAACACCCTCACACTCATGCACTCCTGCGGCATGTACAACTACTCTGGACAGTTTGCCTTCCAT GTGGGGCTGCCGGCTAAGTCAGGAGTGTCTGGCTGTGTGCTCTTGGTCATCCCCAACACCATGGGTATCTGCCTTTGGTCTCCTCCCCTTGACGCCAATGGGAATTCCTGCCGTGGCGTTCAGTTCTGCATG GAAATGGTGTCTCGTTTCAACTTCCACAACTTTGACAACCTGAGAGGGTTCAACCAGCCCAAGCAAGACCCACGCACTGCCAAGATTGAGTCCAAGGCACAGATTCTCTTTGATCTCCTATTCTCAGCAGCTGCAGGGGACATGTCAGCCCTCAGACG GCATGCACTGGCTGGCACAGACATGCAGGCCAAGGACTATGATGGTCGCACAGCTCTCCACGTGGCCACCTCAGAGGGCCATGATGAAATAGTCAGCTTCTTACTCAACAACTGTAATGTGGGTCCTCTGCCCAAG GACCGATGGGGCAGAACACCACTGGACGATGCCGAGAGCTTTGACCACCCCAGATGTGCCAAGCTGATTACCAACTGTTGCAAGAAGAAGGGCATCAAGCTCCCAATATCCTACAAAGAGTACGCAGAAATCAGCAAGCAGCAAAATGGACCCTTGGTATCAGTCAACAGCAGCTAA
- the LOC135111989 gene encoding uncharacterized protein LOC135111989 isoform X1: protein MSKAQNRSPAGRPNPAPAKAEVNKLAGQGKDKMETRHVQDKTRNGTQTKNATKDSNQVKAKTTDKTMNSKHNKNGTQQETKCALSKTETRQILQDNPVKDAAQRNTEGTPTQDSTQGRDAMIKNTEDTCNMKDVLSIPSDVKDEVQVEDQMLNDSQERNPVLNDFQLKDPVLNGSQINDEVNAGEIIQGEVKNMNNGPVEVIVNDLVINDTGTVKDKDSGLVNESIRGSEGQGNQVEQNRKVTDKQNAIVNSVDKTNGQREKTDGETRDKNPMEAREKTVSDVKDQTNQENHIANPEIDLPQITVMTEDDADDDLLSDSEGETGNPRQRSNHMKNGHARSRHRRNEMRHRHEVEDEDSDNDSSDQLAMDNALVRHLLPHMSPALLPKAMQPLSGARDYSSNSSDEEQQTHSKKLSLNVIKESSEGSGNNTDAESDEEPMAPPPTALASLRRHSFHHFPAPPTKSQSKKAEKVRALLQAVEEEELEKISKKLGEKSNLVRQHLGHVENRLFEMFGDEEKRTININKFLMGLTATGMRPSDPRLKQTRQNLKKLQDQLGSEFVSLDIDYETFMGIISENLEIVVKAFSANFVIPDFQGFCKQMEEIYNKCYTNHSGKPAEYIPQLARFDSKSWGMAICTVDGQRFSLGDVDVPFTIQSCSKPLTYAIGLAVNGCDYMHNYVGMEPSGRYFNELVLDYSNKPHNPMINSGAIMTAAIIKPELSAADRFDYMFKVYKRLAGEEYLGFNNSVFLSERECADRNFALAYFMRENKCFPQNHKLHESLDFYFQLCSLEITAESGAVMAATLANGGLNPLTGDPVLTVDAVRNTLTLMHSCGMYNYSGQFAFHVGLPAKSGVSGCVLLVIPNTMGICLWSPPLDANGNSCRGVQFCMEMVSRFNFHNFDNLRGFNQPKQDPRTAKIESKAQILFDLLFSAAAGDMSALRRHALAGTDMQAKDYDGRTALHVATSEGHDEIVSFLLNNCNVGPLPKDRWGRTPLDDAESFDHPRCAKLITNCCKKKGIKLPISYKEYAEISKQQNGPLVSVNSS from the exons ATGAGTAAGGCCCAGAACCGCTCCCCTGCAGGGCGGCCCAATCCTGCCCCAGCCAAGGCCGAGGTAAACAAGCTGGCGGGGCAAGGGAAGGACAAGATGGAAACGAGACACGTACAGGATAAGACAAGGAACGGTACACAGACTAAGAACGCTACTAAAGACAGTAATCAGGTTAAAGCTAAGACCACAGACAAGACTATGAACAGTAAACACAACAAGAACGGGACTCAGCAGGAGACGAAATGCGCACTCAGCAAGACGGAAACACGACAAATATTGCAGGACAACCCAGTGAAGGACGCAGCTCAACGTAATACTGAGGGAACGCCTACTCAGGATTCCACTCAAGGTAGAGACGCGATGATAAAGAATACTGAAGACACGTGTAATATGAAGGACGTCTTGTCAATCCCTAGTGACGTCAAGGATGAAGTGCAGGTAGAAGATCAGATGCTAAATGACTCACAAGAAAGGAATCCAGTACTAAATGACTTCCAACTAAAGGATCCGGTATTAAATGGCTCACAAATAAATGATGAAGTTAATGCTGGAGAGATAATACAAGGGgaagtgaaaaatatgaataacggACCTGTAGAAGTTATTGTAAATGATTTAGTTATAAATGACACCGGAACAGTAAAGGATAAGGACTCTGGACTAGTAAATGAGTCGATAAGGGGTAGTGAGGGACAAGGGAATCAGGTGGAGCAAAATAGGAAAGTCACGGATAAACAAAATGCGATCGTGAACAGCGTCGACAAAACAAATGGACAGCGAGAGAAAACGGACGGCGAAACTAGAGATAAAAATCCAATGGAAGCTCGAGAAAAGACTGTAAGTGACGTGAAAGACCAAACAAACCAGGAAAACCACATTGCAAACCCCGAGATAGACTTACCACAGATAACAGTAATGACAGAAGACGACGCTGACGATGACCTTCTCAGTGACAGCGAGGGGGAGACAGGGAACCCAAGACAGAGGAGCAATCACATGAAAAACGGACACGCGCGCAGCAGACACAGACGCAACGAGATGCGACACAGACATGAAGTAGAAGACGAGGATTCTGACAATGACTCTAGCGACCAGTTAGCGATGGACAATGCGTTAGTGAGacacctcctcccccacatGAGTCCCGCCCTCTTGCCTAAAGCCATGCAGCCGCTAAGCGGGGCACGAGATtactcctccaactcctcc GACGAGGAGCAGCAAACACACTCCAAGAAGTTGTCTCTTAACGTGATCAAGGAGTCATCCGAGGGCAGCGGCAACAACACCGACGCGGAGAGTGATGAGGAACCCATGGCACCGCCCCCGACCGCGCTGGCTTCTCTGCGTCGTCACAGCTTCCACCATTTCCCGGCGCCGCCAACCAAGAGTCAGTCCAAG AAAGCGGAGAAAGTTCGAGCGCTACTGCAGgccgtggaggaagaggaactggaGAAGATTAGCAAGAAACTGGGAGAAAAATCAAA TTTGGTCAGACAGCACCTTGGCCATGTGGAGAACCGGCTCTTTGAGATGTTCGGTGATGAGGAGAAGAGgaccatcaacatcaacaaattCCTCATG GGGCTGACGGCGACAGGTATGCGGCCGTCTGATCCCCGCTTGAaacagacaagacagaaccTCAAGAAACTGCAGGACCAGCTGGGCAGCGAGTTTGTTTCACTTGACATTGACTATGAAACTTTTATGGG cATCATCTCAGAGAACCTGGAGATCGTAGTGAAGGCTTTCTCGGCAAACTTTGTCATCCCAGACTTCCAGGGCTTCTGCAAACAGATGGAAGAAATTTATAACAAATGCTATACCAACCACTCTGGCAAG CCAGCAGAGTACATCCCACAATTGGCTCGCTTTGACTCCAAGTCCTGGGGAATGGCCATATGTACTGTGGATGGCCAGAGGTTCTCTCTTGGTGATGTGGATGTGCCATTCACCATACAGTCCTGCAG CAAGCCTTTGACTTACGCCATCGGCCTGGCTGTGAACGGCTGTGATTACATGCACAACTATGTCGGGATGGAGCCCTCGGGACGCTACTTCAATGAGCTGGTCCTTGATTATTCCA ACAAGCCACACAATCCCATGATCAACTCAGGAGCAATAATGACAGCGGCTATTATCAAA CCTGAGCTCTCGGCAGCAGACCGGTTTGACTAT ATGTTCAAGGTGTACAAGCGTCTGGCAGGAGAAGAGTATCTGGGCTTCAACAACTCTGTCTTCCTCTCGGAGCGGGAGTGTGCGGACCGGAATTTTGCTCTTGCTTACTTCATGAGGGAAAACAAGTGCTTCCCTCAGAACCACAAGCTGCATGAGTCTCTAGATTTCTACTTCCAG TTATGCTCGTTGGAGATCACCGCGGAGTCAGGTGCAGTGATGGCAGCCACACTGGCAAACGGGGGACTGAACCCACTGACAGGCGACCCAGTGCTGACTGTGGATGCCGTCAGGAACACCCTCACACTCATGCACTCCTGCGGCATGTACAACTACTCTGGACAGTTTGCCTTCCAT GTGGGGCTGCCGGCTAAGTCAGGAGTGTCTGGCTGTGTGCTCTTGGTCATCCCCAACACCATGGGTATCTGCCTTTGGTCTCCTCCCCTTGACGCCAATGGGAATTCCTGCCGTGGCGTTCAGTTCTGCATG GAAATGGTGTCTCGTTTCAACTTCCACAACTTTGACAACCTGAGAGGGTTCAACCAGCCCAAGCAAGACCCACGCACTGCCAAGATTGAGTCCAAGGCACAGATTCTCTTTGATCTCCTATTCTCAGCAGCTGCAGGGGACATGTCAGCCCTCAGACG GCATGCACTGGCTGGCACAGACATGCAGGCCAAGGACTATGATGGTCGCACAGCTCTCCACGTGGCCACCTCAGAGGGCCATGATGAAATAGTCAGCTTCTTACTCAACAACTGTAATGTGGGTCCTCTGCCCAAG GACCGATGGGGCAGAACACCACTGGACGATGCCGAGAGCTTTGACCACCCCAGATGTGCCAAGCTGATTACCAACTGTTGCAAGAAGAAGGGCATCAAGCTCCCAATATCCTACAAAGAGTACGCAGAAATCAGCAAGCAGCAAAATGGACCCTTGGTATCAGTCAACAGCAGCTAA